In one Angustibacter luteus genomic region, the following are encoded:
- a CDS encoding glycerophosphodiester phosphodiesterase family protein produces the protein MIRTPAVRVVLAAPLAAAAFLMSSVGPGAGALRADATPSPSVAGLPAVVWGAHRAGALEAPDGTLAAGRAQLAGGVATVLDADVRLLADGTPVIMHDATVDRTTTGHGSVSAMTAPQWAALRTDPAAWFGAGWPVERPPTLAQWLDAFGGRTVLLLEVKQSPAVDAVERLVRARGLVDSVILQSNTPSVVRQIADRGLHAQLWRTADQLAADPADTWRDSHAEQVEVAPASAPAQIRRLASLGRPVWAFAVNDRAQAQRLAGLGVTGFVSDDPAYVSGAAAGYPRRPVLATVSSTTAQAGDRFAATVTTRVPATNYLAPTTPVTVRFGGRGVRLTTAVSGVRRATLAAPAAPGRYRVDVVTGPVTAGETRTAGATRRSAATLVVHPEDAQLVARPRTLRRGGTYRVGASVRDSASSAYTGPRRERGGTVLGLAHARVRVQVRAGTSTHGRIVLDRTVTAVDDGLRANGIGSALTGWSVPRSLPRGRYTLRVLDGGGWYDAAPSCAPIWVR, from the coding sequence GTGATCCGAACCCCCGCCGTGCGCGTCGTCCTGGCCGCGCCGCTCGCCGCGGCCGCCTTCCTGATGTCCTCGGTCGGGCCGGGCGCCGGGGCCCTACGGGCCGACGCGACGCCGTCGCCGTCGGTGGCCGGGCTGCCGGCGGTGGTCTGGGGCGCGCACCGCGCGGGGGCGCTCGAGGCGCCGGACGGCACGCTGGCGGCCGGTCGCGCCCAGCTCGCCGGGGGCGTCGCGACGGTGCTCGACGCCGACGTCCGGCTGCTCGCGGACGGAACCCCCGTGATCATGCACGACGCGACGGTGGACCGGACGACGACCGGGCACGGCAGCGTGTCCGCGATGACCGCGCCCCAGTGGGCGGCCCTGCGCACCGATCCCGCGGCGTGGTTCGGGGCCGGATGGCCCGTCGAGCGCCCACCCACGCTCGCCCAGTGGCTGGACGCCTTCGGTGGCCGCACCGTCCTGCTGCTCGAGGTCAAGCAGTCGCCGGCCGTGGACGCGGTCGAGCGACTCGTCCGGGCCAGGGGGCTGGTCGACTCGGTGATCCTGCAGAGCAACACGCCCAGCGTCGTCCGGCAGATCGCCGACCGCGGGCTGCACGCCCAGCTCTGGCGCACGGCGGACCAGCTGGCCGCCGACCCGGCCGACACCTGGCGGGACAGCCACGCCGAGCAGGTCGAGGTCGCGCCCGCCAGCGCCCCGGCCCAGATCCGTCGTCTGGCGTCACTGGGCCGACCCGTCTGGGCCTTCGCGGTGAACGACCGGGCGCAGGCGCAGCGGCTGGCCGGGCTGGGGGTCACGGGGTTCGTCTCGGACGACCCCGCCTACGTGTCGGGCGCCGCAGCCGGCTACCCGCGTCGTCCGGTGCTGGCGACGGTCTCCTCCACGACCGCTCAGGCGGGGGACCGGTTCGCCGCCACCGTCACCACCCGGGTCCCCGCGACGAACTACCTGGCCCCGACGACCCCGGTCACGGTGCGCTTCGGTGGCCGTGGTGTGCGACTGACCACGGCGGTCAGCGGGGTCCGGCGGGCCACCCTGGCCGCTCCCGCGGCGCCTGGCCGGTACCGGGTGGACGTCGTGACCGGGCCGGTGACTGCCGGTGAGACGCGCACCGCCGGTGCCACCCGACGGTCCGCCGCGACCCTCGTCGTGCACCCCGAGGACGCGCAGCTCGTCGCCCGTCCCCGGACCCTGCGTCGCGGTGGGACGTACCGCGTCGGCGCCAGCGTGCGGGACTCCGCGTCGTCGGCGTACACCGGCCCACGCCGTGAGCGCGGGGGGACCGTCCTCGGGCTCGCCCACGCCCGGGTGCGGGTGCAGGTCCGGGCTGGGACGTCGACCCACGGTCGGATCGTGCTCGACCGCACGGTGACGGCGGTGGACGACGGGCTCCGGGCCAACGGCATCGGTTCCGCTCTCACGGGGTGGAGCGTGCCCCGGTCCCTGCCGCGCGGTCGGTACACGCTGCGCGTCCTGGACGGGGGTGGGTGGTACGACGCCGCGCCGTCCTGCGCCCCGATCTGGGTGCGCTGA
- a CDS encoding PPOX class F420-dependent oxidoreductase, protein MARTIAQNTSVDLDALLDFVRPRHHFLLVTRRADGSAQASPVTGGVDEEGRLVISTYPERAKVANARRDPQVAVVVLSDDFGGAWVQVDGTCEVLDLPEALEPLVDYFRAISGEHPDWDEYRQAMTAQGKSLLRITPTRWGPVATGGFPARLADG, encoded by the coding sequence ATGGCACGCACCATCGCGCAGAACACCTCGGTCGACCTCGACGCGCTGCTCGACTTCGTCCGCCCACGGCACCACTTCCTGCTGGTCACCCGGCGCGCCGACGGATCGGCCCAGGCGTCCCCGGTCACCGGGGGAGTGGACGAGGAGGGTCGGCTGGTCATCTCCACCTACCCCGAGCGAGCCAAGGTCGCGAACGCCCGACGCGACCCGCAGGTGGCGGTCGTCGTCCTGTCCGACGACTTCGGCGGTGCCTGGGTGCAGGTGGACGGCACCTGCGAGGTGCTCGACCTGCCCGAGGCACTCGAACCGCTCGTCGACTACTTCCGGGCCATCTCGGGCGAGCACCCGGACTGGGACGAGTACCGGCAGGCCATGACCGCGCAGGGCAAGTCGCTGCTGCGGATCACGCCGACCCGGTGGGGACCGGTCGCCACCGGCGGCTTCCCGGCCAGGCTCGCCGACGGCTGA
- a CDS encoding DUF3291 domain-containing protein, translated as MDGSPTTQRLHLAQVNVSRLLAPLSSEQLAGFVAASGPIEVAGAGARGFVWRTFVEVPPGARNRPFDWDVGDSAGLVVNLSVWESLEALDAFVHSSPHREALRQRRSWFVRHPEASSALWWVPAGQHQRLVEAEQRLRHLRMFGPTPHAFTAANPYPPDSSQV; from the coding sequence GTGGACGGCTCGCCGACGACGCAGCGCCTGCACCTGGCGCAGGTCAACGTCTCGCGCCTGCTCGCCCCGCTGTCGTCCGAGCAGCTGGCCGGCTTCGTCGCGGCGTCAGGCCCGATCGAGGTCGCCGGCGCGGGCGCCCGGGGCTTCGTCTGGCGCACCTTCGTCGAGGTGCCCCCGGGCGCCCGCAACCGACCGTTCGACTGGGACGTCGGCGACAGCGCCGGGCTCGTGGTCAACCTGTCGGTCTGGGAGTCGCTCGAAGCGCTCGACGCGTTCGTGCACAGCTCCCCGCACCGCGAGGCGCTGCGGCAGCGGCGCTCCTGGTTCGTCCGGCACCCGGAGGCGAGCAGCGCCCTGTGGTGGGTACCGGCGGGGCAGCACCAGCGGCTGGTGGAGGCGGAGCAGCGGCTGCGCCACCTCCGGATGTTCGGGCCCACGCCGCACGCCTTCACGGCCGCGAACCCGTACCCACCCGACTCGTCGCAGGTCTGA
- the zwf gene encoding glucose-6-phosphate dehydrogenase, translated as MADPYVVVLFGATGDLAKRKLLPGLLHLFQSGLVPQMRVVGTSLEEYDQESFVEFARTAVDDFSGHPLTPDQWTAFASCLRYVPGAAGPDGLRATVEAAESELGQDTLRLHYLSVPPKAALAVVSMLEEAKLVERSRIIMEKPFGTDLASAVSLNAALHEVFLEKQIFRIDHFLGKEAAQNILAFRFANGLFEPIWHRNNIDHIQIDVPEELGLESRATFYEATGAYRDMVVTHLFQVLAFTAMEPPTALEPFAISEEKNKVFRSMAPIDPSNVVRGQYAGYRDEPGVAPESETETFIALKCEIDNWRWAGVPFYLRTGKHLAEGARIISIAFKEPPRSMFPAGSGVGQLGPDHLTFDLADKSRMSLSFYGKRPGPGMKLDKLSMQFAMQETNWAGAGLEAYERLIYDAMRGDHTLFTTADGIERLWEVSVPLLENPPPVRPYARGSWGPNQIHQLVAPTAWRLPFERTWRDPNVAGA; from the coding sequence ATGGCTGACCCCTACGTCGTCGTCCTGTTCGGTGCCACCGGAGACCTGGCCAAGCGCAAGCTGCTGCCGGGTCTGCTGCACCTGTTCCAGTCCGGGCTGGTCCCGCAGATGCGGGTCGTCGGCACGTCCCTGGAGGAGTACGACCAGGAGTCCTTCGTCGAGTTCGCGCGCACCGCCGTGGACGACTTCAGCGGTCATCCGCTGACGCCGGACCAGTGGACGGCGTTCGCGTCCTGCCTGCGCTACGTGCCCGGGGCGGCCGGGCCGGACGGCCTGCGCGCGACGGTGGAGGCGGCCGAGTCCGAGCTGGGCCAGGACACGCTGCGCCTGCACTACCTGTCGGTCCCCCCCAAGGCCGCCCTGGCGGTGGTGAGCATGCTCGAGGAGGCCAAGCTCGTCGAGCGCAGCCGGATCATCATGGAGAAGCCGTTCGGTACCGACCTCGCCTCGGCGGTCTCGCTGAACGCCGCGTTGCACGAGGTCTTCCTGGAGAAGCAGATCTTCCGGATCGACCACTTCCTGGGCAAGGAGGCGGCGCAGAACATCCTGGCCTTCCGGTTCGCCAACGGGCTGTTCGAGCCGATCTGGCACCGCAACAACATCGACCACATCCAGATCGACGTCCCGGAGGAGCTCGGTCTGGAGAGCCGCGCCACCTTCTACGAGGCCACCGGCGCCTACCGGGACATGGTGGTCACCCACCTGTTCCAGGTGCTGGCCTTCACCGCGATGGAGCCGCCGACGGCGCTCGAGCCGTTCGCGATCAGCGAGGAGAAGAACAAGGTCTTCCGGTCGATGGCGCCGATCGACCCGTCGAACGTGGTCCGCGGCCAGTACGCCGGGTACCGGGACGAGCCGGGGGTCGCGCCGGAGTCCGAGACCGAGACCTTCATCGCGCTCAAGTGCGAGATCGACAACTGGCGCTGGGCCGGGGTGCCGTTCTACCTGCGCACCGGCAAGCACCTCGCCGAGGGCGCGCGGATCATCTCGATCGCGTTCAAGGAGCCGCCGCGCAGCATGTTCCCGGCCGGCTCGGGCGTCGGCCAGCTCGGCCCGGACCACCTGACGTTCGACCTCGCGGACAAGTCCCGGATGTCGCTGTCGTTCTACGGCAAGCGTCCGGGGCCGGGCATGAAGCTCGACAAGCTGAGCATGCAGTTCGCGATGCAGGAGACGAACTGGGCCGGCGCCGGGCTGGAGGCGTACGAGCGGCTCATCTACGACGCGATGCGCGGCGACCACACGCTGTTCACCACCGCCGACGGCATCGAGCGGCTCTGGGAGGTCTCGGTGCCGCTGCTGGAGAACCCGCCGCCGGTGCGGCCGTACGCCCGCGGCTCCTGGGGTCCGAACCAGATCCACCAGCTCGTCGCTCCCACGGCGTGGCGGCTGCCGTTCGAGCGGACCTGGCGCGACCCGAACGTGGCCGGCGCCTGA